Proteins encoded by one window of Dietzia sp. B32:
- the arsB gene encoding ACR3 family arsenite efflux transporter, with amino-acid sequence MSLLDRYLAVWIIAAMALGLLLGRVVPGIAEALEAVEIGGISVPIALGLLVMMYPVLAKVRYDETHRVTGDRRLLALSLTLNWLVGPALMFVLAWLMLPDLPEYRTGLIVVGLARCIAMVFIWNDLACGDREAAAVLVAINSVFQVIAFAGLGWFYLQVLPGWLGLETTSAEFSVAAIALSVLVFLGIPLLAGFLTRRYGEKAKGREWYEGTFLPRIGPWALYGLLFTIVVLFAFQGDAITDRPLDVARIALPLLAYFVLMFTGGLLAARAIGLNYAKSTAIAFTAAGNNFELAIAVAIGTWGVASGQALAGVVGPLIEVPVLVGLVYVSLWAGKRLFKGDPTVPNAAVPDESTTARAAGADH; translated from the coding sequence ATGTCCCTCCTGGATCGCTACCTCGCGGTCTGGATCATCGCCGCCATGGCACTGGGGCTGCTGCTGGGCCGTGTCGTGCCGGGGATCGCCGAGGCGCTCGAGGCCGTCGAGATCGGCGGGATCTCCGTGCCGATCGCGCTGGGGCTGCTCGTGATGATGTACCCCGTCCTGGCGAAGGTCCGCTACGACGAGACCCACCGCGTCACCGGCGACCGGCGGCTTCTCGCGCTGTCTCTCACGCTGAACTGGCTCGTCGGTCCCGCGCTGATGTTCGTGCTGGCGTGGTTGATGCTGCCTGATCTCCCCGAGTACCGAACCGGGCTCATCGTGGTGGGCCTCGCGCGCTGCATCGCGATGGTGTTCATCTGGAACGACCTCGCCTGCGGAGACCGCGAGGCGGCGGCTGTCCTCGTCGCGATTAACTCGGTGTTCCAGGTGATCGCCTTCGCCGGCCTCGGGTGGTTCTACCTGCAGGTGCTACCCGGCTGGCTGGGGCTGGAGACGACCTCCGCCGAGTTCTCGGTGGCCGCGATCGCGCTCAGTGTGCTCGTGTTCCTCGGCATACCCCTGCTCGCGGGGTTCCTCACCCGCCGCTACGGGGAGAAGGCGAAGGGGCGCGAGTGGTACGAGGGGACGTTCCTGCCCAGGATCGGCCCGTGGGCTCTCTACGGCCTGCTCTTCACCATCGTCGTGCTCTTCGCCTTCCAGGGCGACGCCATCACCGACCGGCCGCTCGACGTCGCCCGCATCGCACTTCCTTTGCTCGCCTACTTCGTCCTCATGTTCACGGGCGGACTCCTGGCCGCCCGCGCGATCGGCCTCAACTACGCCAAGTCCACCGCCATTGCGTTCACGGCCGCCGGCAACAACTTCGAGTTGGCGATCGCCGTCGCGATCGGCACATGGGGCGTCGCCTCGGGGCAGGCACTGGCCGGTGTCGTCGGTCCGCTCATCGAGGTTCCGGTACTGGTCGGTTTGGTCTACGTGAGCCTGTGGGCGGGGAAGCGCCTCTTTAAGGGGGATCCGACGGTTCCGAACGCGGCGGTCCCAGACGAGTCCACCACCGCCCGAGCAGCAGGGGCCGATCACTGA
- a CDS encoding NAD-dependent epimerase/dehydratase family protein, protein MEHGVGRLVVSSSGAAYGYHADNPVPITEDHSVRGTSAFAYSHHKALVEHMLADARREHPELDQVVLRIGTILGDTVDNQITDLFHRRRLLAVRGSDSPFVFIWDTDLVAIIVRAVGDGPAGVYNVAGTGTLTIDQIAARLGKRTLEIPETVLKAVLAVGSALRVSRYGPEQTGFLRYRPVLDNSRLREVFGYTPELTSAEAFDRWLAGHPAARA, encoded by the coding sequence ATCGAGCACGGGGTCGGACGGCTCGTGGTGTCCTCCTCGGGAGCGGCCTACGGCTACCACGCCGACAACCCCGTGCCGATCACCGAGGACCACTCCGTCCGCGGCACCAGCGCGTTCGCCTACAGCCACCACAAGGCGCTCGTCGAGCACATGCTGGCCGACGCCCGCCGCGAGCACCCCGAGCTCGACCAGGTCGTGTTGCGCATCGGCACGATCCTCGGCGACACCGTGGACAACCAGATCACCGACCTGTTCCACCGCCGACGATTGCTCGCCGTCCGGGGGTCGGACTCGCCGTTCGTCTTCATCTGGGACACCGACCTCGTGGCGATCATCGTGCGCGCCGTGGGCGACGGGCCGGCCGGTGTCTACAACGTCGCCGGCACGGGAACGCTCACCATCGACCAGATCGCTGCGCGGCTCGGCAAGCGCACCCTCGAGATCCCCGAGACGGTGCTCAAGGCGGTTCTCGCGGTGGGAAGCGCGCTGCGGGTCAGTCGCTACGGTCCGGAACAGACCGGTTTCCTGCGCTACCGGCCGGTGCTCGACAACAGCCGGCTCCGCGAGGTCTTCGGCTACACGCCCGAGCTCACCAGCGCCGAGGCGTTCGACCGCTGGCTCGCCGGCCACCCCGCCGCCCGCGCCTGA
- the ectA gene encoding diaminobutyrate acetyltransferase, translating into MSPGEREVPRNPDSSDAVFRVPTAADGTRMWEIARDSGVLDLNSSYAYVLWGAEFSESSVVVEVEGRVVGFVTGFIRPSEPDTIFVWQVGVDADQRGKGLAARLLHHLMDRLAERGVVRLRTTISPDNEASQRTFGAVARDRGMTLSDEDYLSAELLGEGHEQEDLYTIS; encoded by the coding sequence ATGAGCCCAGGAGAACGAGAAGTACCCCGTAACCCTGATTCGTCCGACGCGGTGTTCCGTGTGCCCACCGCGGCCGACGGAACCCGCATGTGGGAGATCGCTCGTGACAGCGGCGTCCTCGACCTCAACTCGTCCTATGCCTACGTGTTGTGGGGGGCGGAGTTCTCGGAGAGCTCCGTCGTGGTCGAGGTCGAAGGCCGGGTCGTCGGTTTCGTCACCGGATTCATCCGCCCGTCGGAGCCGGACACGATCTTCGTGTGGCAGGTCGGCGTGGACGCCGACCAGCGTGGCAAGGGACTGGCGGCGCGCTTGCTGCACCACCTCATGGACCGGCTGGCCGAACGTGGCGTGGTGCGCCTGCGCACCACGATCAGCCCGGACAACGAGGCCTCGCAGCGCACCTTCGGCGCCGTCGCCCGCGACCGCGGGATGACGCTGTCCGACGAGGACTACCTGAGCGCCGAGCTGCTCGGAGAAGGTCACGAGCAAGAAGACCTCTACACGATTTCCTAG
- the ectB gene encoding diaminobutyrate--2-oxoglutarate transaminase: protein MTESTHDTSTNTDIFSDRESEVRSYSRNWPVVFDTAKGATLTTVDGDDYLDFFGGAGALNYGHNDDDMKSALLDYIQRDGVTHSLDKFTVAKRAFLETFTSKILEPRGLDYKVMFPGPTGTNAVESALKLARKVTGREAIINFTNSFHGMTLGSLSVTGNSMKRAGAGIPLVHATPMPYDNYFGGVTEDFQWMERVLVDSGSGMNRPAAVIVECVQGEGGINAARAEWLKALDELCKRHEILLIVDDVQMGCGRTGEFFSFEFAGIKPDIVCLSKSIGGYGLPLAVTLFNRELDEWTPGEHNGTFRGNNMAFITADVALRKYWSDDSLQNRTLENGRILRERFSPLIYKYEGKLELRGRGMAFGIAFLETPELAGQVMARCFDNKMLVETAGPSDEVVKFLAPLTLTDEERDRGIEICYEAVDHVLAQQYA from the coding sequence ATGACCGAGTCCACGCACGACACCAGCACGAACACGGACATCTTCTCCGACCGCGAGTCGGAGGTCCGTAGCTACTCGCGCAACTGGCCGGTGGTGTTCGACACCGCCAAGGGTGCGACGCTCACGACCGTTGACGGAGACGATTACCTCGACTTCTTCGGTGGCGCGGGCGCGCTGAACTATGGCCACAACGACGACGACATGAAGAGCGCCCTGCTGGATTACATCCAGCGCGACGGCGTCACCCATTCGCTCGACAAGTTCACGGTCGCCAAGCGCGCCTTCCTGGAGACCTTCACCTCGAAGATCCTCGAGCCGCGCGGGCTCGACTACAAGGTGATGTTCCCCGGGCCGACCGGCACCAACGCCGTCGAGTCGGCGCTCAAGCTGGCCCGCAAGGTCACCGGCCGCGAGGCCATCATCAACTTCACCAACTCGTTCCACGGGATGACCCTCGGGTCGCTGTCCGTGACGGGTAACTCGATGAAGCGCGCCGGCGCCGGCATCCCGCTGGTCCACGCGACGCCGATGCCGTACGACAACTACTTCGGCGGCGTCACCGAGGACTTCCAGTGGATGGAGCGAGTCCTCGTCGACTCCGGCTCCGGCATGAACCGCCCGGCGGCCGTGATCGTCGAGTGCGTCCAGGGCGAGGGCGGCATCAACGCGGCACGCGCCGAATGGCTGAAGGCCCTCGACGAGCTGTGCAAGCGCCACGAGATCCTGCTGATCGTCGACGACGTCCAGATGGGGTGCGGCCGCACCGGCGAGTTCTTCTCGTTCGAGTTCGCGGGCATCAAGCCGGACATCGTCTGTCTGTCGAAGTCGATCGGGGGCTACGGACTCCCGCTCGCGGTCACGCTGTTCAACCGTGAGCTCGACGAGTGGACCCCGGGTGAGCACAACGGCACCTTCCGCGGCAACAACATGGCGTTCATCACCGCCGACGTCGCGCTGCGCAAGTACTGGTCCGACGACTCGCTCCAGAACCGCACCTTGGAGAACGGCCGTATCCTGCGCGAGCGTTTCTCCCCGCTGATCTACAAGTACGAGGGCAAGCTCGAGCTCCGGGGCCGCGGCATGGCGTTCGGTATCGCGTTCCTCGAGACGCCGGAGTTGGCGGGACAGGTCATGGCCCGCTGCTTCGACAACAAGATGCTGGTCGAGACCGCCGGCCCGAGCGACGAGGTCGTCAAGTTCCTCGCTCCGCTCACCCTGACCGACGAAGAGCGCGACCGCGGCATCGAGATCTGCTACGAGGCCGTCGACCACGTCCTGGCACAGCAGTACGCCTGA
- a CDS encoding low molecular weight phosphatase family protein, which produces MTRSGTPSRPTVLFVCKSNRGKSQMAEALLRSLAGDDAVEIYSAGTLPAVGKGPNAESVAALADLGVDMSAATATPVDDDVLRRADRVVVLGTAARLDPVDGMRSGIEVWETVEPGEHGIDGAERMALIRDDIAARVAALWAELDAER; this is translated from the coding sequence ATGACGCGGTCCGGAACCCCCTCCCGTCCCACCGTCCTGTTCGTCTGCAAATCCAACCGTGGCAAGTCCCAGATGGCCGAGGCTCTGTTGCGCTCGCTGGCCGGGGACGACGCGGTCGAGATCTACTCGGCGGGAACGCTCCCGGCGGTCGGGAAGGGGCCGAACGCGGAGTCGGTCGCAGCCCTCGCCGACCTGGGGGTCGACATGTCCGCGGCCACGGCCACACCCGTCGACGACGACGTGCTGCGACGCGCCGATCGGGTGGTGGTCCTGGGCACTGCGGCTCGACTCGACCCGGTCGACGGAATGCGGTCCGGAATCGAGGTGTGGGAGACCGTCGAACCGGGTGAGCACGGCATCGACGGGGCCGAGAGGATGGCCCTCATCAGGGATGACATCGCGGCACGCGTCGCCGCGCTGTGGGCGGAGTTGGACGCCGAGCGGTAG
- a CDS encoding bile acid:sodium symporter family protein, which translates to MNVDDIRIAFDSGSLTTLKIVLGLILFGIAMDTRLSDFRLALRKPKAFAVAVAAQFALLPALTFLLTLLLGVQGSVALGMILVACCPPGNVSNILTHRARGDVALSVSMTAVGNVLAIVMLPLNFAFWGHLHPTGREYFNEISVAPWDMLSEVLLVIALPFALGLTVSHLLPQVAARTHRVVGIASFVALGGIIVIAVANNWALFVAYIGVVAVAVFLHDALALGLGYGIARGFRLDVPARKAMTFEVGIRNAGLGLLFVFSFFDGLGGMALVAAWWGVWDIIAGLVVAVMWARHSRAGATAQEVAA; encoded by the coding sequence GTGAACGTCGACGACATCCGGATCGCGTTCGACTCCGGGTCCCTCACCACGCTGAAGATCGTTCTGGGGCTGATCCTGTTCGGCATAGCCATGGACACCCGGCTCTCCGACTTCCGGCTGGCGCTGCGTAAACCCAAGGCGTTCGCGGTGGCCGTGGCGGCACAGTTCGCACTGCTGCCCGCGCTGACGTTCCTGCTCACCCTGCTGCTCGGCGTGCAGGGCTCGGTCGCACTCGGCATGATCCTCGTGGCGTGCTGCCCACCCGGCAACGTCTCCAACATCCTCACCCACCGGGCGCGGGGCGACGTGGCGCTGTCGGTGTCGATGACCGCGGTGGGCAATGTCCTGGCGATCGTGATGCTGCCGCTGAACTTCGCGTTCTGGGGTCACCTGCACCCCACCGGTCGCGAGTACTTCAATGAGATCTCCGTGGCCCCGTGGGACATGCTCAGCGAGGTGCTGCTGGTCATCGCGCTGCCGTTCGCGCTGGGGCTGACCGTCTCGCACCTGCTGCCGCAGGTCGCCGCGCGCACCCACCGCGTGGTGGGGATCGCCTCGTTCGTGGCGCTCGGCGGGATCATCGTGATCGCGGTCGCCAACAACTGGGCGCTGTTCGTGGCCTACATCGGCGTGGTCGCGGTGGCGGTGTTCCTCCACGACGCGCTCGCGCTGGGCCTCGGGTACGGCATCGCGCGCGGGTTCCGGCTCGATGTGCCCGCCCGCAAGGCCATGACCTTCGAGGTGGGCATCCGCAACGCCGGGCTCGGGCTGCTGTTCGTGTTCAGCTTCTTCGACGGGCTCGGAGGGATGGCGCTCGTCGCGGCGTGGTGGGGCGTGTGGGACATCATCGCCGGGCTGGTGGTCGCGGTGATGTGGGCGCGGCACAGCAGGGCGGGCGCCACGGCACAGGAGGTAGCGGCGTGA
- a CDS encoding ectoine synthase, with product MIVRTTAEITDTDRHIKGNNGNWESKRIVLADDRVGFSFHETTIAAGTTNDFHYANHIEAVWLTRGKGTLRDLTNDKEYPLEAGSMYLLNGNEKHQVIVEEEMQMLCVFNPPVVGDENHDENGIYPLLRLQDDGTVVREK from the coding sequence ATGATCGTTCGCACCACCGCAGAGATCACCGACACCGACCGCCACATCAAGGGCAACAACGGCAACTGGGAGTCCAAGCGCATCGTACTGGCCGACGACCGCGTCGGGTTCTCGTTCCACGAGACCACCATCGCCGCCGGCACGACCAACGACTTCCACTACGCCAACCACATCGAAGCCGTCTGGCTGACCCGCGGCAAGGGCACCCTGCGTGACCTGACCAACGACAAGGAGTACCCGCTTGAGGCGGGCTCCATGTACCTGCTCAACGGCAACGAGAAGCACCAGGTCATCGTGGAGGAGGAGATGCAGATGCTCTGCGTCTTCAACCCCCCGGTCGTCGGCGACGAGAACCACGACGAGAACGGCATCTACCCGCTCCTGCGCCTGCAGGACGACGGCACGGTCGTTCGCGAGAAGTAG
- a CDS encoding NAD(P)-dependent oxidoreductase, whose product MKILVTGGSGFLGRGVVAGLSAAGHQVTSGDLRVPGDAAAPGVQHIRLDVTDAHAVTRAVAGHHAVVHLASVVDPDGMGRDAAYRVDVDGSRHVLDA is encoded by the coding sequence GTGAAGATACTGGTGACGGGCGGAAGCGGATTCCTCGGGCGCGGGGTGGTGGCCGGGCTCTCCGCCGCCGGGCACCAGGTCACCAGCGGGGACCTGCGGGTGCCGGGTGACGCCGCCGCCCCGGGCGTGCAGCACATCCGACTCGACGTGACCGACGCCCACGCGGTGACCCGCGCCGTCGCGGGCCACCACGCGGTGGTGCACCTGGCCTCGGTCGTCGACCCTGACGGTATGGGGCGCGACGCCGCCTACCGGGTGGACGTCGACGGCTCCCGGCACGTCCTCGACGCCTGA
- a CDS encoding NAD(P)/FAD-dependent oxidoreductase produces the protein MPNPDTRPIAIIGAGPSGLAAARNLDRQGVDWVGFDLADDVGGLWNIDSPRSTVYASAHLISSARTTEFAEFPMPADTPDYPDHRRLLAYFRDFADHFGLRDRFRFATEVVRAEPVSGERDSGWRLTVRATGAGGRGGDDDEVGPAREADAGEFSALVIANGTLSEPKIPEFAGHFSGEVRHTSRYKYPSELAGKRVLVVGGGNSGCDIAVDAVHHAASVDISVRRGYHFVPKYLFGKPADTLGSGGRPLPPRIKQFVDSRVLKAFTGDPTRFGFPEPDHKIYESHPVVNSLILQHVGHGDVGVRGDISRFDGRTVHFVDGTSGEYDLVMLATGYVLDYPFIDRRHLDWAAGAAAPDLHLNIFPSARDDLAVLGMLEASGIGWQGRYEQADLVARYLAAHRDDSPAGRAALAVVDSSRRGPRPDLTGGYRYLGLDRMAYYVNKSAYRGAVTGLVARIDAAQTQGAGS, from the coding sequence GTGCCCAATCCTGACACCCGTCCAATCGCGATCATCGGAGCCGGCCCCTCCGGCTTGGCCGCGGCGCGGAACCTCGACCGCCAGGGCGTCGACTGGGTGGGCTTCGACCTCGCCGACGACGTCGGCGGACTGTGGAACATCGACTCCCCGCGCAGTACGGTCTACGCCTCGGCACACCTCATCTCCTCGGCCCGGACCACGGAGTTCGCCGAGTTCCCCATGCCGGCCGACACCCCCGACTACCCGGACCACCGCCGCCTGCTGGCCTATTTCCGCGACTTCGCCGATCACTTCGGCCTGCGCGACCGGTTCCGCTTCGCTACCGAAGTGGTCCGCGCGGAACCGGTGAGCGGCGAGCGCGACTCCGGGTGGCGACTGACCGTGCGCGCCACCGGCGCGGGTGGGAGAGGGGGCGACGACGACGAGGTGGGCCCCGCGCGCGAGGCTGACGCCGGGGAATTCTCGGCCCTGGTGATCGCGAACGGCACCCTCTCCGAGCCCAAGATCCCGGAATTCGCGGGGCACTTCAGTGGCGAGGTCCGCCACACCAGCCGCTACAAGTACCCCAGCGAGCTCGCGGGGAAGCGGGTCCTCGTGGTGGGCGGCGGCAACAGTGGCTGCGACATCGCGGTCGACGCGGTGCACCACGCCGCGTCCGTCGACATCAGCGTTCGGCGCGGCTACCACTTCGTGCCCAAGTACCTCTTCGGCAAGCCTGCTGACACCCTCGGGTCGGGCGGCCGACCCCTGCCGCCGCGGATCAAGCAGTTCGTCGACTCACGGGTACTCAAGGCCTTCACCGGCGACCCGACCCGGTTCGGCTTCCCGGAGCCCGACCACAAGATCTACGAGTCCCACCCCGTCGTCAACAGTCTGATCCTGCAGCACGTGGGCCACGGCGACGTCGGGGTGCGCGGCGACATCAGCCGCTTCGACGGGCGCACCGTGCATTTCGTCGATGGGACTTCCGGCGAGTACGACCTGGTCATGCTCGCCACCGGCTATGTGCTGGACTACCCGTTCATTGACCGGCGACACCTCGACTGGGCCGCGGGCGCCGCCGCCCCGGACCTGCACCTCAACATCTTCCCGTCGGCCCGCGACGACCTCGCGGTGCTCGGCATGCTCGAGGCCTCCGGCATCGGCTGGCAGGGCCGCTACGAACAGGCCGACCTCGTCGCCCGCTACCTCGCCGCGCACCGTGACGATTCACCGGCCGGGCGTGCGGCCCTCGCCGTCGTCGACTCCTCCCGGCGCGGTCCCCGCCCGGACCTCACCGGCGGCTACAGGTACCTCGGGCTGGACCGGATGGCCTACTACGTCAACAAGAGCGCGTACCGCGGCGCTGTGACCGGGCTGGTCGCGCGCATCGACGCCGCGCAGACTCAGGGGGCCGGCTCGTGA
- a CDS encoding PIG-L family deacetylase encodes MSTIVFLHAHPDDETSQTAGMMALASRDGHRVVTVFATDGDHGERPEHLGPDGDLVEYRRGEARAAAAVLGVARIDWLGYRDSGMTGWEQNDDPLCLHRADVDDAAARVARILDREDADVLVGYDHHGNYGHPDHIAVHRIARRAVELAARRPRLLEATTNRDAQLAMLDSPEAAEFMQALAPGGMDLDVDRIRQAILTGDDGQPIGVAESEIAWAVDLPADVIDLKRRAMQCHASQTSDIGMMLAFPLDIYAVAFGTEYLIEPEVGGSGTDAPMRRGWPFG; translated from the coding sequence GTGTCGACCATCGTGTTCCTCCACGCCCATCCCGACGACGAAACCTCGCAGACCGCGGGGATGATGGCGCTCGCCTCCCGCGACGGGCACCGCGTGGTGACGGTGTTCGCCACCGACGGCGACCACGGCGAGCGTCCCGAGCACCTCGGACCCGACGGCGACCTGGTCGAGTACCGACGCGGGGAGGCCCGGGCGGCAGCGGCGGTACTGGGCGTGGCCCGGATCGACTGGCTGGGATACCGCGACTCGGGGATGACCGGGTGGGAACAGAACGATGACCCGCTGTGCCTGCACCGCGCCGACGTCGACGACGCCGCGGCGCGGGTGGCTCGGATCCTCGACCGGGAGGACGCCGACGTCCTGGTGGGGTACGACCATCACGGCAACTACGGGCACCCCGACCACATCGCGGTGCACCGGATCGCCCGCCGTGCGGTGGAGCTGGCCGCGCGGCGCCCCCGTCTGCTCGAGGCGACGACCAACCGGGACGCCCAACTGGCGATGCTCGACAGTCCCGAGGCGGCGGAGTTCATGCAGGCGCTGGCGCCCGGTGGGATGGACCTCGACGTGGACCGGATCCGGCAGGCGATCCTCACCGGGGACGACGGTCAACCGATCGGTGTCGCGGAGTCGGAGATCGCGTGGGCGGTCGACCTGCCGGCGGACGTGATCGACCTCAAGCGCCGCGCGATGCAGTGCCACGCCAGTCAGACCAGCGACATCGGCATGATGCTGGCCTTCCCGCTGGACATCTACGCCGTGGCGTTCGGTACGGAGTACCTCATCGAGCCCGAGGTGGGTGGCTCCGGAACGGACGCGCCGATGCGGCGCGGGTGGCCGTTCGGCTGA
- a CDS encoding DUF2332 domain-containing protein codes for MDSAHVDDVPTRYSDFAEFEVRGRTPVYLSWARGIAEDPDTSGLIASLPRIKRQPALVFAAARHAGAPETEDYPAFRDFVHARWSEIEQVTLTHSTQTNEAKRCAVLLPFLSLLPGPLSLVEMGASAGLCLYPDRYAYRFTLDGGRVHDLVPTAGDATTEPPVLDCDLRDGVPLPRTLPDVVHRGGVDLSPIDPADADSRAWLQSLIWPGQQAQRGPRLDAALDIAAADPPQIIAGDLVEKLEASVAACPPGSTPVVFHTAVLGYLEPPARAAFVRRVTELDCVWISVEGVTLLPDVAAQVPESIRRHKGIFVVAVNGRPLATAHGHGDWVRALDMS; via the coding sequence ATGGACTCCGCGCACGTCGACGACGTCCCCACCCGCTACTCCGACTTCGCCGAGTTCGAGGTCCGCGGACGCACCCCGGTCTACCTCTCCTGGGCACGCGGCATCGCCGAGGACCCGGACACGAGTGGCCTCATCGCCTCACTGCCGCGGATCAAGCGTCAGCCCGCGCTCGTCTTTGCCGCCGCCCGGCATGCCGGCGCACCCGAGACCGAGGACTACCCGGCCTTCCGCGACTTCGTCCACGCCCGGTGGTCGGAGATCGAGCAGGTCACCCTCACCCACTCCACCCAGACCAACGAGGCCAAGCGCTGCGCGGTGCTGCTGCCGTTCCTGTCCCTGCTGCCCGGACCGCTCTCGCTGGTGGAGATGGGCGCCTCCGCCGGCCTGTGCCTGTACCCGGACCGCTACGCCTACCGTTTCACCCTCGACGGCGGCCGGGTGCACGACCTGGTGCCCACCGCCGGCGACGCCACAACGGAGCCCCCGGTCCTCGACTGCGACCTGCGGGACGGCGTCCCGCTGCCCCGCACACTGCCGGACGTCGTCCACCGCGGCGGCGTCGACCTGTCCCCCATCGACCCCGCCGACGCCGACTCGCGGGCCTGGCTGCAGAGCCTGATCTGGCCCGGACAGCAGGCACAGCGCGGTCCCCGGCTGGACGCCGCGCTCGACATCGCCGCCGCGGATCCGCCGCAGATCATCGCGGGCGACCTCGTCGAGAAGCTGGAGGCCTCGGTCGCCGCCTGCCCCCCGGGATCGACTCCGGTGGTGTTCCACACCGCCGTGCTCGGATACCTCGAGCCGCCGGCCCGCGCCGCGTTCGTCCGCCGGGTCACCGAGCTGGACTGCGTGTGGATCTCGGTCGAGGGCGTGACCCTCCTGCCCGACGTCGCCGCGCAGGTCCCGGAGTCGATCCGCCGGCACAAGGGCATCTTCGTCGTCGCCGTCAACGGCCGCCCCCTTGCCACGGCCCACGGCCACGGCGACTGGGTCCGCGCCCTCGACATGTCCTGA
- a CDS encoding pyridoxamine 5'-phosphate oxidase family protein — translation MDANPVTELDEAHSLQLLATVSLGRLVTVTDGHADIFPVNYALSADGKVYFRTAEGTKLAGITVHPDVVFQVDHIEGDKAWSIVVRGTARRLDGFTEINRAEKLDLSPWIPTLKYNFVEITPESISGRGFTFGEEPERYTGY, via the coding sequence ATGGACGCCAACCCGGTCACCGAACTCGACGAGGCGCACAGCCTGCAGCTCCTGGCCACCGTCTCCCTGGGTCGCCTGGTCACCGTCACCGACGGTCACGCGGACATCTTCCCCGTCAACTACGCATTGTCCGCCGACGGCAAGGTGTACTTCCGCACCGCCGAGGGCACCAAACTGGCCGGGATCACGGTGCACCCGGACGTCGTGTTCCAGGTCGACCACATCGAGGGCGACAAGGCGTGGTCGATCGTCGTCCGCGGGACGGCGCGACGGCTCGACGGTTTCACCGAGATCAACCGCGCGGAGAAGCTCGACCTCTCACCGTGGATCCCGACCCTGAAGTACAACTTCGTCGAGATCACGCCCGAGTCGATCTCCGGTCGCGGGTTCACCTTCGGTGAGGAGCCGGAGCGCTACACCGGTTACTGA